The following proteins are co-located in the Theropithecus gelada isolate Dixy chromosome 19, Tgel_1.0, whole genome shotgun sequence genome:
- the LOC112612107 gene encoding carcinoembryonic antigen-related cell adhesion molecule 6-like isoform X3: MGSPSAPLHRRCIPWQKLLLTASLLTFWNPPTTAQLTIESRPFNVAEGKEVLLLAHNLSHNLFGYIWYKGERVDASRRIGSHVIGTQQITLGPAHSGRETIDFNASLLIQNVTQNDTGSYTLQVIKEDLVNEEATGQFRVYLELPKPYITSNNSSPIEDKDAVTLTCEPVAENTTYLWWVNNQSLSVSPRLELSNGNRTLTLLSVTRNDTGPYECGIQNSETAKRSDPVTLNVTYGPDTPIISPPDLSYRSGANLNLSCHSDSNPSPQYSWLINGTLRQHTQVLFISKITSNNNGAYACFVSNLATGRNNSIIKNISVSSAPGSSGLSARATVGIIIGMLVGVALM; this comes from the exons ATGGGGTCTCCCTCAGCCCCTCTTCACAGACGGTGCATCCCCTGGCAGAAGCTCCTGCTCACAG CCTCACTTCTAACCTTCTGGAACCCGCCCACCACTGCCCAGCTCACTATTGAATCCAGGCCGTTCAATGTCGCAGAGGGGAAGGAGGTTCTTCTACTTGCCCACAATCTGTCCCATAATCTATTTGGCTACATCTGGTACAAGGGAGAAAGAGTGGATGCCAGCCGTCGAATTGGATCACATGTAATAGGAACTCAACAAATTACCCTAGGACCCGCACACAGCGGTCGAGAGACAATAGACTTCAATGCATCCCTGCTGATCCAGAACGTCACCCAGAATGACACAGGATCCTACACCCTACAAGTCATAAAGGAAGATCTTGTGAATGAAGAAGCAACTGGCCAGTTCCGGGTATATC TGGAGCTGCCCAAGCCCTACATCACCAGCAACAACTCCAGCCCCATAGAGGACAAGGATGCTGTGACCTTAACCTGTGAACCTGTGGCTGAGAACACAACCTACCTGTGGTGGGTAAACAATCAGAGCCTCTCGGTCAGTCCCAGGCTGGAGCTGTCCAATGGCAACAGGACCCTCACTCTACTCAGTGTCACACGGAATGACACAGGACCCTATGAATGTGGAATCCAGAACTCAGAGACTGCAAAACGCAGTGACCCAGTCACCCTGAATGTCACCT ATGGCCCAGACACCCCCATCATATCCCCCCCAGACTTGTCTTACCGTTCGGGAGCAAACCTCAACCTCTCTTGCCACTCGGACTCTAACCCATCCCCGCAGTATTCTTGGCTTATCAATGGGACACTGCGGCAACACACACAAGTTCTCTTTATCTCCAAAATCACATCAAACAATAACGGGGCCTATGCCTGTTTCGTCTCTAACTTGGCTACTGGTCGCAATAACTCCATAATCAAGAACATCTCAGTGTCCTCTG CACCTGGAAGTTCTGGTCTCTCAGCTAGGGCTACTGTCGGCATCATAATTGGAATGCTGGTTGGGGTTGCTCTGATGTAG